One region of Gilliamella sp. ESL0405 genomic DNA includes:
- the flhD gene encoding flagellar transcriptional regulator FlhD, with the protein MLDDDILKCIHHLNLSTLLLSQRMLEKDKIMAMYRLGIDEKTADILSNLSASQMLVLSETNQLAFQLRFENSEMMETLTQESRVGDIKQMHTGILLSSLLLDSINK; encoded by the coding sequence ATACTAGATGACGATATTCTTAAATGTATACATCATTTAAATCTTTCAACACTGTTGTTAAGTCAGCGAATGCTTGAAAAAGATAAAATAATGGCAATGTATCGATTAGGAATAGATGAAAAAACAGCAGACATTTTAAGTAATTTAAGTGCGTCACAAATGCTGGTTTTATCAGAAACAAATCAATTGGCTTTTCAGCTACGCTTCGAAAATTCTGAAATGATGGAAACATTAACACAAGAGTCTCGTGTTGGTGATATTAAACAGATGCATACTGGAATTCTTTTATCGAGCTTACTCTTAGACTCAATCAATAAATAG
- the flhC gene encoding flagellar transcriptional regulator FlhC, whose translation MSSTSIVQKYKEVQLAIRLISLGARIQMLESETNLSRGKLIKLYKEIQGCPPPKGLLPFSTTWFMTWEPNIHSSIFYNAYHFLVKHGCKPGIQSILKAYQLYLEQCPSSHDEEPVLGLTRAWILVKFVESNVMQQSCCKECKGRFITHAYQPSNTFICSLCQPPSRAEKNNKTHKDNHAKCLQVLSVPKSFDSAIAKYITV comes from the coding sequence ATGAGCAGCACAAGTATTGTTCAAAAATACAAAGAAGTTCAGTTAGCTATTCGTTTAATTTCGCTTGGCGCCAGAATTCAAATGTTAGAAAGTGAAACAAATTTAAGCCGTGGAAAACTGATTAAATTATACAAAGAAATTCAAGGATGCCCCCCGCCTAAGGGATTATTACCTTTTTCAACTACATGGTTTATGACTTGGGAACCGAATATTCATTCAAGCATTTTTTATAATGCTTATCACTTTTTAGTAAAACATGGTTGCAAGCCGGGTATTCAATCAATTTTAAAAGCCTATCAACTTTACTTAGAACAATGTCCTTCATCTCATGATGAAGAGCCTGTTTTAGGGTTGACCAGAGCTTGGATTTTAGTCAAATTTGTTGAAAGCAATGTTATGCAACAATCATGTTGTAAAGAGTGCAAAGGTCGATTTATTACTCATGCTTACCAGCCGAGTAACACGTTTATTTGTAGTTTATGTCAACCACCTTCAAGAGCAGAAAAGAACAACAAAACTCACAAAGATAACCATGCCAAATGCCTGCAAGTGCTATCAGTACCTAAGAGTTTTGATTCAGCGATTGCAAAATATATAACCGTTTAA
- the motA gene encoding flagellar motor stator protein MotA, giving the protein MLIIIGYIVVIASALAGYVLSGGYLAVLFQPLEFLIIGGTAVGAFIVSNEKKAIKATLKSLGQLFKTSKYNKTLYLTLINLMYTVLTKIRQNGGLSIEADIDNPKESELFKKYPLILANPQICDFITDYLRLMISGNMEVYEIEALMNEEIETYQHELEKPVDAISSVGDGLPAFGIVAAVMGVINTLAQADRPASELGELIAHAMVGTFLGILLAYGFVSPLAALLKQKNADNLKILECTKVILIASMHDYAPQICIEFGRKTIFSHERPSFFELEKYIQEVKDQNTNQTESKE; this is encoded by the coding sequence ATGCTAATAATTATAGGATATATTGTGGTTATAGCTTCGGCCTTAGCGGGCTATGTGCTAAGTGGAGGGTATTTAGCAGTACTTTTTCAACCATTAGAATTTCTTATCATTGGTGGAACTGCTGTAGGGGCATTTATTGTCAGTAATGAAAAAAAAGCAATAAAAGCTACGCTCAAGTCGTTAGGGCAATTATTTAAAACCTCCAAATATAATAAAACGCTTTATTTAACATTAATTAATTTAATGTACACCGTTTTAACGAAAATTCGCCAAAATGGCGGTTTATCCATTGAAGCCGATATAGATAATCCAAAAGAGAGTGAGTTATTTAAAAAATACCCACTAATTTTAGCCAATCCACAGATCTGCGATTTTATCACTGATTATTTGCGTTTAATGATTAGCGGTAATATGGAAGTGTACGAAATCGAAGCATTAATGAATGAAGAGATCGAAACCTATCAACATGAGCTGGAAAAACCGGTCGATGCCATTTCAAGCGTCGGTGATGGATTGCCAGCCTTTGGTATTGTTGCCGCTGTCATGGGGGTAATTAATACTTTAGCTCAAGCGGATAGACCGGCTAGTGAATTAGGTGAGCTCATTGCTCATGCAATGGTTGGAACATTTTTAGGAATATTGCTTGCTTATGGGTTTGTATCACCATTAGCTGCGCTTTTAAAACAAAAAAATGCTGATAATCTAAAAATATTAGAGTGTACAAAAGTGATACTGATTGCCAGCATGCATGATTATGCCCCACAAATATGTATCGAATTTGGTCGCAAAACCATTTTCTCACATGAACGCCCATCTTTCTTTGAGTTAGAAAAATATATTCAAGAAGTGAAAGATCAAAATACTAACCAAACAGAAAGTAAAGAATAA
- the motB gene encoding flagellar motor protein MotB — protein sequence MKDKSVRIIIAKKSGHGGGHHGGSWKIAYADFMTAMMALFLVMWLIAKSTPQELQGIAEYFRTPLILGQNGGKNLSDSESPIPGGGDDITKTLGEEKKTPDADLSAKQLEKIQLIEAARKIYEVFELDPRLKNLSANLIVEITEMGLRIQILASNDKPMFDVGSAVIHPNMQEILHALAPIINSLPNKITLSGHTDERQYITGDRGYSNWELSADRANASRRELIAGGLDSNKIIRIIGLADTVGLNKPNYSKDANRRISILILNKAAQQYIEDENNMTGFDFLKQAQQPVQSE from the coding sequence ATGAAAGATAAGTCAGTAAGAATAATTATTGCTAAAAAATCGGGGCATGGGGGAGGACATCACGGCGGTTCATGGAAAATCGCTTATGCTGACTTTATGACAGCCATGATGGCTCTATTTTTAGTGATGTGGTTAATTGCTAAATCTACGCCACAAGAATTACAAGGTATTGCCGAATATTTCAGAACACCACTTATTTTAGGCCAAAACGGCGGAAAAAATCTCAGTGACAGTGAAAGCCCGATTCCTGGTGGCGGTGATGATATTACTAAAACATTAGGCGAAGAAAAAAAGACGCCTGATGCCGATTTAAGTGCAAAACAACTCGAAAAAATACAGTTAATCGAGGCTGCTCGTAAAATATACGAAGTATTTGAATTAGATCCAAGGCTAAAAAATTTATCTGCTAACTTAATTGTCGAAATAACCGAAATGGGTTTAAGAATTCAAATTTTAGCGTCAAATGATAAACCAATGTTTGATGTAGGCAGTGCAGTTATCCACCCCAATATGCAAGAAATCTTACATGCATTAGCACCAATTATAAACTCACTACCCAATAAAATTACCCTGTCAGGTCATACCGATGAACGCCAATATATTACAGGTGATCGTGGTTATAGCAACTGGGAGTTATCAGCAGACAGAGCCAATGCATCAAGAAGAGAGCTTATTGCCGGAGGGTTAGATTCGAATAAAATTATACGTATTATTGGATTAGCCGATACCGTCGGTTTAAATAAGCCGAACTACAGCAAAGATGCCAACCGCCGAATTAGTATTTTAATTTTAAATAAAGCCGCACAACAATATATTGAAGATGAAAACAATATGACTGGCTTCGATTTTTTAAAACAAGCACAACAACCTGTTCAATCAGAATAA